AGCACGGAACTTATTGTTTCGCACAGGTTAAGTGACAAAAGACTTAATTATAAAAAAGAGCACTACACACAGTTACTCTCCGGGTATATGAAAAATGATGACGATATCGCGGCACTTGCTGAGATAAATCTGAGGCAGATGGATGCACTCCTGTAGAAGGAGCAGATATGTCATCATCACAAAAACTACTTAATGGTCTTACAGACCTTGGCATCCAGAAAATGCAGGAGCATCTGGATTACTACATAGAGCTTGTTAACAAAGGCGAAAAATCCTTTAGCGAAGCTCTTGAGGAATTAGTTGAAATCGAAAAGAAAAACAATCAGATCAGGCGTGATATAGCCAATGTCAAAACAGCGAATTTCCCATTTATTAAAACAATGGATGATTTTGATTTCGATTTTCAACCTAATATCAATAAAAAAGAAATGCTTGAACTCTGTAATCTTGGTTTTCTTGATAATCACGAAAACATCCTGTTTGTTGGTTCCAGTGGAGTAGGTAAAACCCACCTGGCAACTGCAATAGGAATCAGTTGTGCAAAGGCGAGAAACATAACTTATTTTATAACATTTGAAAACCTTATGAATCAGCTCAAAGCAGCCCACCATGAGAAC
The sequence above is a segment of the uncultured Methanobrevibacter sp. genome. Coding sequences within it:
- the istB gene encoding IS21-like element helper ATPase IstB, which encodes MSSSQKLLNGLTDLGIQKMQEHLDYYIELVNKGEKSFSEALEELVEIEKKNNQIRRDIANVKTANFPFIKTMDDFDFDFQPNINKKEMLELCNLGFLDNHENILFVGSSGVGKTHLATAIGISCAKARNITYFITFENLMNQLKAAHHENRLEARLKFFAKYRVLIIDEIGYMPIDMDSANLFFQLIARRYEKNSTIITTNTPFSRWGEIFGSATLANAVLDRLLHHSAVISIKGPSYRLKDKRAFLEAQEAEA